Proteins encoded by one window of Deinococcus radiodurans R1 = ATCC 13939 = DSM 20539:
- the rpsG gene encoding 30S ribosomal protein S7: MARRRRAEVRPVQPDLVYQDVLVSAMINRIMRDGKKNLASRIFYGACRLVQERTGQEPLKVFKQAYDNVKPRVEVRSRRVGGSTYQVPVEVGPRRQQSLTLRWMISAVDGRPERTAIERLAGEIMDAAQGRGGAIKKKDDVERMAEANRAYAHYRW; the protein is encoded by the coding sequence ATGGCACGTCGCCGCAGAGCAGAAGTGCGCCCCGTTCAGCCCGACCTGGTGTACCAGGACGTGCTGGTGAGCGCGATGATCAACCGCATCATGCGTGATGGCAAGAAGAACCTCGCCAGCCGCATTTTCTACGGAGCCTGCCGTCTGGTGCAGGAGCGCACCGGCCAGGAGCCGCTGAAGGTCTTCAAGCAGGCGTATGACAACGTCAAGCCCCGCGTCGAAGTGCGCAGCCGCCGCGTCGGTGGCTCGACCTACCAGGTGCCCGTCGAAGTCGGCCCCCGCCGTCAGCAGAGCCTGACCCTGCGCTGGATGATCAGCGCCGTGGACGGTCGCCCCGAGCGCACCGCCATCGAGCGCCTCGCCGGCGAAATCATGGACGCCGCGCAGGGCCGTGGCGGCGCCATCAAGAAGAAAGACGACGTGGAGCGCATGGCCGAAGCCAACCGCGCCTACGCGCACTACCGCTGGTAA
- the fusA gene encoding elongation factor G yields the protein MTITKSQQYLTHFRNIGIAAHIDAGKTTTTERILFFTGRIRNLGETHEGASQMDWMEQERERGITITAAATTAHWTHTETGEDYTVNIIDTPGHVDFTIEVERSMRVLDGAVAVFDSSQGVEPQSETVWRQADRYGVPRVAFANKMDKTGASFDLVVNDIRERLGAIPAPIQYPMGAENDFKGVIDIVRMQAHTFTNDLGTEIQVGDVPAEYMDKVNEMRQQLIEAAAEVDEDLMMKFLEGEEPTQQELIAAIRKGTIDKQIFPVLCGSALKNKGVQLLLDAVVDYLPSPLEVPSIKGTHEDGETVTEFPADPEGKLAALAFKIMADPYVGRLTFVRIYSGTLTSGSYVYNASKDKRERVGRLLKMHANSREEVTELKAGELGAVIGLKDAGTGNTLIGDGDDRVLLESIDIPEPVIKLAIEPKTKADQEKMGVGLQKLAEEDPTFKVETDQESGQTTIAGMGELHLEILVDRLKREYKVEANVGAPQVAYRETITKQVEVDSKFARQSGGRGQYGHVKLRVEPLEPGAGFIFENAVVGGTVPKEYIGPAQKGVEEAMQSGPMLGFPVVDIKVVIYDGSYHEVDSSEMAFKIAGSMGLKEAVQKGSPAILEPVMRVEVTTPEEYMGDVIGDLNSRRGQIQGMEARGNAQIVKAFVPLSEMFGYATDMRSKTQGRASYSMFFDHYTQVPTNLAQQLMKK from the coding sequence ATGACGATCACCAAGTCTCAGCAGTACCTGACCCACTTCCGCAACATCGGGATTGCCGCGCACATCGACGCCGGCAAGACCACCACCACCGAGCGCATCCTGTTTTTCACGGGCCGCATCCGCAACCTGGGTGAAACCCACGAGGGCGCCTCACAGATGGACTGGATGGAGCAGGAGCGCGAGCGCGGCATCACCATCACCGCCGCCGCCACCACCGCCCACTGGACCCACACCGAAACCGGTGAGGACTACACCGTCAACATCATCGACACCCCCGGTCACGTGGACTTCACCATCGAAGTCGAGCGCTCCATGCGCGTGCTCGACGGCGCGGTCGCCGTGTTCGACTCCAGCCAGGGCGTCGAGCCGCAGAGTGAAACCGTGTGGCGTCAGGCCGACCGTTACGGCGTGCCCCGCGTGGCGTTCGCCAACAAGATGGACAAGACCGGCGCAAGCTTCGACCTCGTGGTGAACGACATCCGCGAGCGCCTCGGCGCCATTCCCGCCCCCATCCAGTACCCCATGGGCGCGGAAAACGACTTCAAGGGCGTCATCGACATTGTCCGGATGCAGGCCCACACCTTCACCAACGATCTCGGCACCGAGATTCAGGTGGGCGACGTGCCCGCCGAGTACATGGACAAGGTCAACGAGATGCGCCAGCAGCTGATCGAAGCGGCCGCTGAAGTCGACGAAGACCTGATGATGAAGTTCCTCGAAGGCGAAGAGCCCACCCAGCAGGAACTCATCGCGGCGATCCGTAAGGGCACCATCGACAAGCAGATCTTCCCGGTGCTGTGCGGCAGCGCCCTGAAGAACAAGGGCGTGCAGCTGCTCCTCGACGCCGTGGTGGACTACCTGCCCAGCCCGCTCGAAGTGCCGTCCATCAAGGGCACCCACGAGGACGGCGAAACCGTCACCGAGTTCCCCGCCGACCCCGAAGGCAAGCTCGCCGCGCTGGCGTTCAAGATCATGGCCGACCCCTACGTGGGCCGCCTGACCTTCGTGCGTATCTACTCGGGCACCCTGACCTCGGGCAGCTACGTGTACAACGCCTCCAAGGACAAGCGCGAGCGCGTGGGCCGTCTGCTGAAGATGCACGCCAACAGCCGCGAGGAAGTGACCGAGCTCAAGGCCGGTGAACTCGGCGCCGTGATCGGCCTCAAGGACGCGGGCACCGGCAACACCCTGATCGGTGACGGCGACGACCGCGTGCTGCTCGAATCCATCGACATCCCCGAGCCCGTCATCAAGCTCGCCATCGAGCCCAAGACCAAGGCCGACCAGGAAAAGATGGGCGTGGGCCTCCAGAAGCTCGCCGAAGAAGACCCCACCTTCAAGGTCGAAACCGACCAGGAAAGCGGTCAGACGACCATCGCCGGCATGGGCGAGCTGCACCTGGAAATCCTGGTGGACCGCCTGAAGCGCGAGTACAAGGTCGAAGCGAACGTGGGCGCCCCGCAGGTGGCCTACCGTGAAACCATCACCAAGCAGGTCGAAGTCGACAGCAAGTTCGCCCGCCAGTCGGGTGGTCGTGGTCAGTACGGTCACGTCAAGCTGCGTGTCGAACCCCTCGAACCCGGTGCGGGTTTCATCTTCGAAAACGCCGTGGTCGGCGGCACCGTGCCCAAGGAGTACATCGGGCCGGCCCAGAAGGGTGTGGAAGAAGCCATGCAGAGCGGCCCCATGCTCGGCTTCCCCGTGGTGGACATCAAGGTCGTGATCTACGACGGTTCGTACCACGAAGTCGACTCCAGCGAAATGGCGTTTAAGATCGCCGGTTCGATGGGCCTCAAGGAAGCCGTCCAGAAAGGCAGCCCCGCCATCCTCGAACCCGTGATGCGCGTCGAAGTCACCACCCCTGAGGAGTACATGGGCGACGTGATCGGCGACCTGAACAGCCGTCGTGGCCAGATTCAGGGTATGGAAGCCCGCGGCAACGCGCAGATCGTCAAGGCGTTCGTGCCGCTCTCGGAAATGTTCGGCTACGCGACCGACATGCGTTCCAAGACCCAGGGCCGCGCCAGCTACTCGATGTTCTTCGATCACTACACCCAGGTGCCCACCAACCTGGCGCAGCAGTTGATGAAGAAGTAA